In Brassica napus cultivar Da-Ae chromosome A3, Da-Ae, whole genome shotgun sequence, the sequence CTCAGAAACCTTAAAAATAGtagcttttatatagtaggataagATGTAAAATAAACCAATGCATACATATTTAGTTACTTGAGTTATGATATTTTTGAAGATAGACACATCATACATGCACACAAGTTGTGTGGCAGCCCATACACTAGAAGATGGTCATCTATGATCGAATTCTACAGCATGACTTTACCCCAAAAAATGATCGGATTTGAATAAATCTTCGTTCGTTACACTCCTTGATTAGTGTAGTTTCCAATGAATATAAACATTAATAATCTTCCCCCAAGCATTCTCCAGAAAAACAAATACACATCAATACTATCAAAACAAACCATTGTCTTGACCAACCTTGCTTCAAAACCGATTTTCTCACCCAATAATAAACCATTTCAAACGCTTCGATACTCAAAAGAAACCTTACAGAATTATCTACACATTGATGAAAACAAAACTGAATTCCGTCAAGTATAACTAAAGTTATGATCGAATCAATCGAGGCTAAAAGCACAccaaacataaacaaaacaccTATCCACATCCATTAACTTCCTCATCCTCACATTATCACTCCTTGTCTCCGCACCGTCGATAGCATAAGATCCAACGGATAAAATTCAAACCTGAGATGCTACACCGATCCGCGTACTCACTCTCTCAACCAATCAGAGCGAAGAATAAAAACTCTGGTCTCTTACACATCTGACTATAAAAACATGTCCGAAACTCTCATCGTCCTCACCAGAATCTTCTCTGACTCATCACATTCACTTCAATtccctagaaaaaaaaatgtcggcAGAGGCAGAGAACATCCCCACCAACGTCGCCTCAGGTGCTGCAGAGGGAGCTAAAGCGAAGAAGACGAAGGAAGCTAAACCTAAGAAGAAGCCTGCTgcagagaagaagaaggctccgaagaagaaaacttcttcttctcctccatcTCACCCTAAATACGAAGATGTACGTTTTCGTTTCCGATCTAAAAGCTTTATTCATTTTCAGATTcgtaattattttaattgatgcAGATGATTAAAGACGCGATCACGACGTTGAAGGAGAGGACCGGATCTAGCCAATACGCGATTCAGAAGTTCATCGAGGAGAAGGAGAAGTCTCTTCCTCCTACCTTCAGGAAGCTTCTTCTCGTTAACCTCAAGAGACTCGTCGCTGCTGAGAAGTTGGTTAAGGTGAAAGGATCGTTCAAGCTTCCCTCTGCTAAACCGGCGGCGGTTAAGAAGAAACCAGCAGCTGTATCTAAACCGAAGGCTAAAGTTGCGGCGAAGGCTCCGGTTAAAGCTAAACTGGCGGTTAAAGTAGCCAAGAAGCCTGCTGCTGTAGCTGCAAAGCCAAAGGCGGCTAAGCCTAAAGCGAAGACAAAGACGGTTGCTGCTGTGTCGAAGACCAAAGCTGTTAAGGCTAAGGAGAGACCTGCGAAAGCGGCGAGGACTTCGAGTAGAACGTCTCCAGGGAAGAAGGCTGCTCCTGCTAAGAAAGCGGCGGCTGCGAGTAAGAAGGTGGCTCCGGTTAAGAGCGTGAAGGCGAAGACTGTGAAGTCTCCGGCGAAAAGGGCTTCAACGAGGAAGGTGAAGAAGTAGCTTCTCTAGGATATGGTGGTGGTTAAGCTTCTTTTAGGGTAGTCTTGTATAATTGAATCATCCTTGAAGGGAGCTTTGCTTtccatagtttttctttttggtttcttCTTGAAACCTTGTTCttgtaattcttttttttggtttgtctgAAATGAAGCTTTTTAATCAATAGTTAAATGTGATGGTGTCTTCATTCCAAGCTTCTAAAGATATGTTTTGGAGAGATgtggttttgttcggtttagtCTTCATCTATGTCTGCCTGAATATGTTCTTGAATGAATTTAAAGCATTGTGTCAATGTGTTGAAGTAGATTCAGTTTCTTGTGTTGCTTCACTAACAGTTCTTGTTTCATTGCTCATTAGAGAAAGTACAGATAACATATTATGCTTTCAAGGAACTTGTCTATAGTGAGGTTCATACCATTGTCTGAATCATATGATGCATTTTGGTTCTTTAAAACATCTCTCGTCTTTCTCACCTTGGTGTTTCTTGGTTACATTGTTCTGTATATTTGGAGAAACCTTCAGCAGTCTTGATCATATCAACATGGCCTCTGGTGCTTTGAGCTCTCTCTGTATATCACATCAGGTTCTTTACGATCATCGGCTTCGATAATCACAGCATCAGCTGCTGCGCAAAATGGTCTGGTCCCAACACACACAAGCATGTACATTAGTGAAACATATACTGATATAGATCTGAGTGAACTTAATTTAATCTTGACTTACTCTTTGAGAATGTCCTTAAGCACAGTGCTCTTTCCTGCAGCCATACCAACACCCATAAGGAGTAGAACCGGGGGGCTTCGGTCCTTGTGTGCAACTGGAGCCATCACTTCTGAGTCATCAACAAATGCAATCCACACTCTTGCCACTTTTAGATATTTAGTCACCCTCTCAAGTCTCTGTTCCCCTATATACCAACCAAGGAACATTCATTTGGGACAAGAAGGAGAAAACAATCTGtattgtttttgttgttcttgtttAGGATCGATCACCTCGTTGCTGCCATGACAATGTGCTTGAGTCTCTTCTTGGGATCGGCACTGAGTATCTGAAACAAAGTCCATGTAATATTTTGGTATATTAGTTATAATGTTAACAGGAAAGGATTATAACAGTTGTGTTTTTGTTGAAATCTTTAAGACTAAACATGATTAAGCAGGTTGATCTTCATGGCTctgttttgtgtttgtgttttgagAGCAAGTTCATGACAAAAGCTTAATTCATCTTCTGAAATATTTttacagacacacacacacaccatttACAATATAGAGGACACACACACTTTCTTGACTAACTATTTCAACTACTCACACTAGCTGGCACCTTTAGCTCTAGCTTATACAGAATATGCAACAACTACTTCTGACACTTAACAACTTTACTAAACCAGACTACAACCCACTAGTTACCTTGGTTCTTCTGATTTGGTTTGATTACAAAATGACATTACTCAACAGTTTTCCTGCAGATACCCTGACTGATCATGAGATCGCATGGATCCAGTGGTAAGCAAAGTAACTCAGACTCCTTAATGAAGAGAGAGAATCAGCATCAGGCCCTTCCGAGAAGAAGCTGTAAATGTTTTCCTCACACCAATCTGATGAGGATATTCTCTCCTTTCCTTGAATCCCATTGCAAAATCAGAAGGGAGACACAAACGACGTTTCCTTATAATCTTATTGATCATAGAGATTTCAAAAGAGGATAAAATGTATACTGATTTTACCAACGTTGTGAGAGAATCTCTCCAGCTTCTCATGGCTTTTGTGTTTGTGAGAAAATCTGAGACGGGGGATGTTCTTGGAGAAATTGCAAGGGCTAAGTGCAAGCTAATGGATGAGATTAAAAAACATGAATGGATCTGGTTTGGAGATCATTAAACAAAAGTCATATGAGATTAAAGATTGGTAAAACTCTAAGACTGGGACCATTATATTGTTTGAGTTTATTTTCTGTTACAAGACATTCTTTCACTGTAATAAAATAACTTTGAGCCCTATTACTCCAGA encodes:
- the LOC106437579 gene encoding histone H1.2, whose translation is MSAEAENIPTNVASGAAEGAKAKKTKEAKPKKKPAAEKKKAPKKKTSSSPPSHPKYEDMIKDAITTLKERTGSSQYAIQKFIEEKEKSLPPTFRKLLLVNLKRLVAAEKLVKVKGSFKLPSAKPAAVKKKPAAVSKPKAKVAAKAPVKAKLAVKVAKKPAAVAAKPKAAKPKAKTKTVAAVSKTKAVKAKERPAKAARTSSRTSPGKKAAPAKKAAAASKKVAPVKSVKAKTVKSPAKRASTRKVKK